The Balearica regulorum gibbericeps isolate bBalReg1 chromosome 22, bBalReg1.pri, whole genome shotgun sequence genome includes a region encoding these proteins:
- the SMAP2 gene encoding stromal membrane-associated protein 2 yields MTGKSVRDVDRYQAVLASLLVEEENKFCADCQAKGPRWASWNIGVFICIRCAGIHRNLGVHISRVKSVNLDQWTQEQIQCMQEMGNGKANRLYEAYLPENFRRPQTDQAVESFIRDKYEKKKYMDRSIDINAFRKEKDDKWKKSNEPVSERKLEPIIFEKVKMPQKKEETQQSRKSSPKSTEPVMDLLGLDAPVTTTVTNGRPSSLEKDLDLFASVGSNSDSRKVTGSMPTSGSAGSVPENLNLFPEPGSKGEEVGKKQLSKDSILSLYGSQTPQLPAQGAMFMAPAQMAYPAAAYTSFPGVAPSSNLMGGMMAPSVGMMAQPGAAGMVTPMAIPAGYVGNVQAAVIGVPNGMMAAQQAGYVAGMAAVPQPVYGVQPAQQLQWNIAQMTQQMAGMNFYGANGMMGYGQSMGGGGAQGSNQSLSTQMWK; encoded by the exons ATGACGGGCAAGTCGGTCCGCGATGTGGACCGGTACCAGGCGGTGCTGGCCAGCCtgctggtggaggaggagaacaaGTTCTGCGCCGACTGCCAGGCCAAAG GGCCACGATGGGCATCCTGGAATATCGGTGTATTCATCTGTATTCGTTGTGCTGGGATCCACAGGAACCTAGGAGTTCATATATCCAGGGTAAAATCTGTCAATCTCGACCAGTGGACACAAGAGCAGATACAG TGCATGCAAGAGatgggaaatggaaaagcaaatcGTCTTTATGAAGCCTACCTGCCAGAGAACTTCAGACGACCTCAAACAGACCA AGCTGTGGAGAGCTTCATTCGGgataaatatgaaaagaagaaatacatggaCCGAAGTATTGACATCAATGCATTTAGG aaagaaaaggatgacaaatggaaaaagagtaATGAGCCagtatcagaaagaaaactggaacCTATCATCTTTGAGAAGGTGAAAATG cctcaaaagaaagaagaaacacaacAGTCTAGAAAAAGTTCTCCTAAATCTACTGAACCAGTAATGGACTTGCTAGGACTCG ATGCTCCTGTGACAACCACCGTTACAAACGGCAGGCCTAGCAGCTTAGAGAAGGATCTTGATCTTTTCGCGTCGGTGGGATCAAACTCTGACTCCAGGAAG GTCACTGGCTCTATGCCAACATCTGGAAGTGCCGGTTCTGTTCCCGAAAACCTGAATCTCTTCCCTGAGCCAGGAAGCAAAGGGGAGGAAGTGGGGAAGAAGCAGCTCTCTAAAGACTCTATCCTCTCCTTGTACGGCTCTCAAACACCTCAGCTGCCTGCGCAAG GAGCAATGTTCATGGCCCCAGCTCAGATGGCATACCCTGCAGCAGCATACACCAGCTTTCCAGGAGTAGCCCCCTCCAGCAACCTGATGGGAGGCATGATGGCACCATCGGTGGGGATGATggcccagcctggagctgcagggatggtgactcccATGGCCATACCAGCTGGATATGTGGGTAACGTGCAGGCAGCTGTCATTGGTGTCCCCAACGGGATGATGGCTGCGCAGCAAGCTGGCTACGTAGCTGGCATGGCAGCAGTTCCCCAACCTGTCTATGGtgtgcagccagcacagcagcttcAGTGGAACATTGCTCAG ATGACCCAGCAGATGGCTGGGATGAACTTCTATGGAGCTAATGGCATGATGGGCTATGGACAGTCAATGGGTGGAGGAGGTGCCCAGGGAAGCAATCAGTCCCTCAGCACTCAGATGTGGAAATGA